In a single window of the Elaeis guineensis isolate ETL-2024a chromosome 6, EG11, whole genome shotgun sequence genome:
- the LOC105046675 gene encoding cytochrome P450 85A1, with amino-acid sequence MVLLGWVLGLALGFLVVCSGLLRWNKVRYRKKGLPPGTMGWPLFGETTEFLKQGPSFMRNQRLRYGSLFKSHILGCPTVVCMDPELNRFILMNEGKGFVPGYPQSMLDILGKCNIAAIHGSLHKAMRSAMLGLINSSVIRDQLFPKIDEFMRSHLCSWNGKVIDIQEKTKEMALLSALKQIASIENGPLSEALKTEIFQLVLGTLSLPIKLPGTNYHRAFQARKKLVGILREIIGERRASQCSYNDMLDSLLKNDDTTKVKLTDEQIVDLIIALVYSGYETVSTTSMMAVKYLHDHPRALEELRNEHLKIRKGKSAEDAIDWNDYKSLSFTRAVIFETLRIATVVNGVLRKTTQDVEMKGFVIPKGWRIYVYTREINYDPFLYPEPLNFNPWRWLEKNLESHQHFMMFGGGGRLCPGKELGTAEIATFLHYFITRYRWEEVGGDKILKFPRVEAPNGLHIRVWDY; translated from the exons ATGGTGCTCTTGGGTTGGGTACTTGGGTTGGCACTGGGTTTCTTGGTTGTCTGCAGTGGCTTGTTGAGATGGAATAAGGTGAGGTATAGGAAGAAGGGCCTCCCTCCAGGGACTATGGGATGGCCACTTTTTGGGGAGACAACAGAGTTTCTGAAGCAAGGACCCAGCTTCATGAGGAACCAGAGACTTAG GTATGGGAGTTTGTTTAAGTCACATATATTGGGATGTCCTACAGTGGTATGCATGGATCCAGAGCTCAATAGATTCATTCTCATGAATGAAGGGAAGGGCTTTGTTCCTGGCTATCCACAATCCATGCTGGATATATTGGGAAAATGTAACATTGCAGCTATACATGGTTCCCTCCATAAGGCTATGAGAAGTGCCATGCTTGGTCTCATCAATTCCTCAGTGATCAGAGACCAACTCTTTCCCAAGATTGATGAGTTCATGAGATCTCACCTCTGCAGTTGGAATGGGAAAGTCATTGATATCCAAGAGAAAACCAAGGAG ATGGCGCTTCTGTCAGCCCTGAAGCAAATAGCTAGCATTGAAAATGGTCCACTTTCTGAAGCTCTAAAAACTGAGATCTTCCAACTTGTTCTTGGTACCCTTTCCTTGCCTATCAAACTTCCAGGCACAAATTACCACCGCGCATTCCAG GCAAGGAAGAAACTAGTAGGCATCTTGAGAGAGATTATTGGGGAGAGAAGGGCTTCTCAGTGCTCTTACAATGACATGCTTGATTCCCTCCTAAAGAATGATGACACCACAAAAGTAAAACTCACTGATGAGCAAATTGTTGATCTGATCATCGCTCTTGTCTATTCGGGCTATGAAACTGTTTCAACAACTTCGATGATGGCTGTCAAATATCTCCATGATCATCCAAGAGCTCTTGAGGAACTAAGG AATGAACATTTGAAAATCCGAAAAGGGAAGTCAGCAGAGGATGCAATAGATTGGAATGATTACAAGTCCTTGAGTTTCACTCGAGCA GTAATTTTTGAAACTCTAAGGATTGCCACAGTTGTTAATGGGGTGCTCAGGAAAACAACCCAAGATGTGGAAATGAAAG GATTTGTTATTCCAAAAGGGTGGAGAATTTATGTTTACACAAGGGAGATCAATTATGACCCATTTTTGTATCCTGAACCTTTAAACTTCAATCCATGGAGATGGCTG GAGAAGAACCTGGAGTCACACCAGCATTTTATGATGTTTGGTGGAGGAGGTAGGCTGTGCCCAGGGAAAGAATTAGGGACAGCAGAAATCGCAACATTTCTTCACTACTTTATAACTAGATACAG ATGGGAAGAAGTTGGAGGAGATAAAATCCTGAAATTTCCAAGAGTTGAAGCTCCCAATGGACTCCATATCCGAGTTTGGGACTATTGA